Genomic window (Borrelia hispanica CRI):
TAATACAACCTGTATAAATAATGATTATTGTATTGCTTTTGAAGCTCTACTTAAAGAAGTAAAACTAGAGCAAACAAAACCTTTTGCAATAGGAGTTGTATAATGCATGTAAGACTCAGGCTTAAAAATCTTGCAGGACGAGTAATTCACTACTTCAAAGAAACATCTGATATTCGCTTTTATAAAGCTATAAATAGTACAGATAATGAATTTGCAAGTCATGATATTACTTTTGATAAGAATAATTACACAGATTTTGTTGGAATTATTATCGATATATCCCCA
Coding sequences:
- a CDS encoding DUF1506 family protein — its product is MHVRLRLKNLAGRVIHYFKETSDIRFYKAINSTDNEFASHDITFDKNNYTDFVGIIIDISP